A segment of the Panicum hallii strain FIL2 chromosome 1, PHallii_v3.1, whole genome shotgun sequence genome:
AATGGAGGTCATCGATCGTGTTGTAAATGTTGCCAGCGTCAATATGTTCTTGGAAGACCTTCCTGTGAACAATATGTGAAACGTACTTTTCAAAAAAACCATATGTGAAATGGAAGCAAGATCGTGTTGTAACTCGTGATACAGAATAAAAACAAGACATGTTTTGACCAGAGTATTACACAGCTACAGGTTTCCTAAGTAAAAGGCATCAGACAATTTAATGGTACATCTTGTCTGTATCATAATAATATAGAGCAAGCTGAACAAATGAACATATTGTGGTGAAAATACCTGACTAAGTCCACTGGTAGCTTAAGACGATCTATGACATATGCCTCAGTTATCCCATCCTCCCGGTCTCTGCAGATGACATCAGTCTATTTCTCAACTAGTATGTTCTGATTATTTTCTtgcatgcagtaacaaaattgCATTTGAAATTGGTACTCGGACACCAGCAATATAAGTAGTATAAACATCCAAAAGGTACCGAAAAACAAAATTTATGCAAGCCTCATTCAAATCCAGAACACAAAATTAGTCAAAGATGGTGTTCATCAAATTCAGTGTACACCAAAATGAGAACTCAAATTTCCTAAAGAAAAAAATTCGTTATCCTTCGTTTTTCTCGTTATTTTCCAGGTCAAACCGTGGACCTTTTAAAGCTCTGTGGGCCTGGCACCCATTCCAGGTTTACAATACTACAGGGTTTGTGTTCTTTGGACTATGCTATTCATAAACATGAATCGTGCGTGCGACATTTGTTTTATTTCACCACTGCAATTTCATGTGGTAGCTTTGAATAAAATCAGAGTAAAATctatgtctccaaattttgctTCTTGGATGTACAGTATCATCTATCAAAAGTAAGCTCAACATTAGCTTGCAATAACACCCAAACATTGATTCGATGTACGGATGAAATCATAGGGTATTCTATTAATTGATTACTTAGGTAATGAACTTTCTGGAACAAGAGGCAGACCAATTCATCGTAAATGAAGTGATTGCAGTGTATCTCATTAATACACCATCTTAGTCTATGTACTGATGGACAAAGCGATATGTGATCTTGGCTGGACAGTATGCAAGCCAGGCTATGCTAGTTTCAATAGCGAATAGGAAACGGATTGCAGCACCTATAACAATATAGCGGCAAGCTTTTTAAAGGTTATCATCTATATAGATTTTTTTCCCAACTAATAAGCTGATCCCAaagaaaatcataaaaatgcccTTTAGAGCCTCAGCCCCATACTCCAAACTTGCTAACCAAATTGGTGTCAGACAATCCAATGTGTACATATGTTCTTCAGCAAGTAAACAATCTTCACAATTTTCCTAACAATATACCGCTATCTACGAGAACCCATGAATTTCTCAATATGTATTCCATGCTATCCATTAATGAACCACATATTGATAGGGGAAACATAACTTTCAGCCCATTGTTTGTTGCTCATATGTGAAGGTTGGCCTTAACATTTTTATCAAAAGAATCAAATAAGATGTGACTGAACAGGTAGATCATCACACGATTATGTAGCTTCTTTCTAGCAAAGGCACCATATTTGTGAGTGTTCATACATGTTAAATAAATATCCAAGGCATTCAGCAGCAATAGTGGTTTATCTAAATAATCAAATAAGATGTGACTGAACAGGTAGGCCATCACACGATTATGTAGCTTTTCTAACAAATGCACCATATTTGTGTGTTCATAGTTTCATACATGTAAAATGAAATATTCAAGGCATTCAGCAGCACACCAGCAACAATAGTCGACGGAATCATCAATGATTAATTTACATGACTGCTGGATCATGAAAAACCCACAAGTTCACTAGCACAGCAACAACATTACAGCACAGAATCAACTAGAGTTCACTTACATGATTGCTGGGTCATGAAAAACATTCATGATCAAGCTGGATACATCATTTTCAGCAGTATTTCCTGATGCTGGGAATGCTGTAGCCTGAGGAAATAAAGATGAAAACATTAGATTAGAACCAGCAGATATTTGTAAAAATTGCACATTTTTTTAAAAAGCTACCTGATTATTGGGGAGCTGAACTTGGTTAGCATGTACAGGGGTTGCTGTACTAGAATTTATTTGCGGCGGCAACCGAGGCTACGGAAGAAAAACATAAATCACTGAAAAACATAAAATTCCGCCAAAACTAGATAGCGTTTTGACAATAATAAATTAAACTCCTAGAAGATGCGGGATCTTAGTACCTTTGACCTGGTGAGTTCCAAATGCACATGAATGCAGTGCAGAAAGTGATGTGTTATATCATTGAAGTTTGTCACACGCCTGGAAAAAATCATACACAGTAAGATTACAAGAAGTGTAGCTGAAGTAGCTTAACTGAATTCACAAGGGAAGGTTAGCCTCTCTCCGTAAACCAAGGTCATCAGTGACCCTGAATTATCCCAAGAAATCTTGTTATCAATTTTGCAGATATCGTATGACAAGTCTGCTATAACGATACTCACAACATTAAATGTTCATTAAAACCGACATATCAATAACCTAGACGCTGGACGCAAGCTTATCACCCACAAAAGTTGTAATTTGCCACAGGACCAGCTTTTTATTTAATGTCAAGTCAGTAGCTGAAGCAAAATGGGATTTGGTACAGTACCATAGTGAAAGAGATCAAATATTCTCCATCTGGACACTAACAGCAGACATAGGAAGTAAGCATCGGAAGTCATCACTGTGCAAGGGAGACTAGTATAGAGAGCTGACCGAACAGAGTAAGCAACGACATGGCGCTTTCCTTGAAAACCTTTCAAACCACCATTGACAATGACATAGTTCCCATCACTTGTAAAACCAAAGCAAGGCAAGTTATCAACTTTTCTGCATAGCAAACTGAATTATTGACACATCACAATTAAGTAGCAATTCTTACTTGACATCAGCCATTTCCTTAGTGTCGGAAGACTCATTTTCCCTTAGAAAAGGAATGCGAGTAAATTTATGGGGCAATCAAAAAATCTGCTGAACATCAAAGACAATACAAAGCATCCTACCAGCGATTCACATCTATCTTGCCAGTACCATCATCAAGAGTGAACGCAACATCGGTGACCCGCTCAATCTTACCCAGCATGCGTCCAACAAGCCTAACCTGCAATTCAGAGTAAATACAACAGTTAAAATGACTTTGATATTCACCGACTAACCACTAAATGCAAAACCGTCTGAACTAGATTTCACCAAAAAACAAAGAACGTTAACAAATATTTGAAATAAATCACACAAGAGGGAAGCATTTCATTTGAACCGACTATGTCCAAAAGGGTTATTTTTCAACAGAACAATATCAGATACAAGGGAGTCATTTTTCTTTCTTAATGGATCTACTGATGGGCACACATTCCGCCCATCCAGGCACCGCAAGCATCCGAAGAAACGAGCTTTACAGGCCTAAGCACCGCTGAAAGAGGCAAAACCCATACCGTGGACACCTCGACGCCGTTGATGGCGAAATTGGACTTGTCGTCGCTGGCCTGCGCCGCGTCCATGATCTGCTTCACGGTGAGCGGCAGCAGCGTCTGCGCGTTCCGGCCCTGCCACCACCACAACCGACCGAGAGCGCCCACGAAGGCGTCAGGGGACGGAGGCCAAATCCAACGGGAGCGAAAACGAACGGGAGATTGGGCCGGGTTCGGACCAACCTTggagaggccgccgccgccgccgccgctgctctccGGGACCGCGGTTGACTGCGAGGGCATGAATCCCCCGCCGCCGAAGAGGGAGTTGGCATtcgccgcgccaccgccgccgtcgtagtgcccgccgccgccgtacaTCGCGGTGCCTAGAGCCCTAAACCCTAGGGCTTGCCGAGGAAGGAAGGGCGGGAGGGCGGGGGAGTAGTTAGGGGAGGTGGTGAGGGCGGGAGGAACGGTTTTGTTGGGAGCGCCTTTGGCCTTTGTTTCGGTTCAAAGAGGCTTCGAGGAGAAGGCTGCGGCGTCTGTGCCTCTGCGCGCCTGAGTTTTGATCGATGATCTGAGGCGTGCCGGAGAAGCTGCCCCTGCAAGGCGGTGGCGTGCACGCGTCGGTCCGGGTCAGCGCCTCAGTGGCGCAGGCGCCTGTTCTTTCACTAGAAATCACAAAAacacccgcgcgcgcgcgcgcacacaaAAGGTAGTTGCATTCTCGTTTTGAACCGGCAGGAATCATCTGCTCATCGCTAGCGCCGGTACATATTTACATTACACCTGATCGTGTTCCTGGTCCGACGGATCATGTTAGTTTTTATTTTCTTAAGGTAAGAAGCGTGCCGTGCTCGGGAACAGAGGAATCATGGCCTGAGCAATCAGCAGACGTGATTAGCGTGTGCAAGCCAAATAGGCCGGTGCAAAACTCCAAACGCCGAGCCAGTATCCAACGCTGCTAACCGGTGGTGCCAGGCTCGCACTCCACGGTCCACAGCCTCGCAAAATCCTTCTTTACACACGGCTACACATGCAATCCCGGCCCATGTGCTCGCTTGTTCTTTAAATTCATCAGTCCGCGTTGTTCGTCTTCACCACCTCTCCCTTTCTTCTCGGACGCCACCGCTCCGTCGCAGACGCGAGAAAACTAGTGGCCATGGATCCCCCGTCCGCTCAGGTGATGTCGGCGACCGACGACTTCCAGGACAAGACCGTCGACGAGTGGTAAGGGGTTGCACTGCTTGCTCAAATCCGTGCTCGTCTTGTTCGCGTCCATCCTTCTCTGCTTTTCTCCCTGAATCCACCATCCGCCGTATGCTTGGGCTGCAGTTGCTCGTGCTGCTACGACTGCTGCTCCAGCATCCTCGACTTCCTGTGCTGCTCGTCCTGATCGACCGGTGCGGgctcctccccggccctgcCTCGGCGTTGCTCGCTGGTCTTGGGTTCTAGATGTCCTGGAGTTCTTGGATTCTTTAGGTCCTTCGGTGATGATACTTGTAAGCTCGACTCTGTTCATCAACATCAGTAAGGAAGCTTGGATCGATTTCCTTTTTAGAAATTTTAATGTTCGTGTTTGCAGATCGATTAGCTGTTCGGAGCTCGTACAGCATCTCCGAAAGAAATAGCTCTCAAATCAGACTCtctgcctctctctctctacctctCTCTGCATTAATTTTTTAACGTCAATTCTAGCAGTGATCTCTAAATCTCACTTTAAATTAAAAAGGTGAGACTCATTTATCAGTTGACAGAGGCAGAGACGCTCCAGAAATAGAGGGTGGAGGAAGAGATTTGAAGATCTTTCCAAAATAGCAGATTTAGTAGAGGACGTGTAGGAGTGTAATTTTTTTATTCCAGCTTCAAATTTGACACGAGGGTTTACTGAGAGGGTCTAGTTGCTCTTAGCAAaagttttttttataaaaaataagtTCTTACATTtggggtgtgttcgtttcctaccctctaaattttagacccatcacatcaaaaagaatcttgtcatttagaagtattaaataaagtctaattataaaactttttgcacagatggatgctaattcacgagacaaatttaatgagcctaattaatccataatttgccacagtgatgctacagtaatcatccgctaatcatggattaatatacctcattagattcgtctcgcgaattagccctggggttctgcaattagttttataattagactttatttaatacttctaaatgataagattctctatGATGTGACTCCTCCAAACTTTAGAGCAGGAAACAAACACACCTTGGTTCTGCGTTTTCTTGTGCACTGACCACTGAACCAGAAGTCCATGACGTGATGTGAATGTGACGTGTGATGGTCAATATGGGCATCCTGCATCCTGGTGTTTGGCAGTTTGCTACCGTGAGGTGGAAAGCTGAATTGGACCACACCATGACACCACGCCCTCCTTTTCCGTTCGCATTTTCTGTTTCGCTGGGACGTCGACTGCAGGGCGACAACGAGACCTTTAAGGCAGCTCATTTAGCTGCATTTTTCCGTTTCTAGTTGTGATGATGATACCGATTTGGATTTTTGTATTATTATAACACTACTAATGACATGATACCAAAATGATCGGTTTAGTAAGAGTTCGTTTGTGCCAATAATATAGTAGCAATACGATTATCAGCTAACCTACATAACAATGGACTATTGATAGCTGTAACTCGCACTGGCGCGGCACATGCGTGCTACAACGGCTACTTTTCCTGCTTTTTCCCCAACGCTGAACATGATTGAAGACA
Coding sequences within it:
- the LOC112884091 gene encoding replication protein A 32 kDa subunit B-like, which encodes MYGGGGHYDGGGGAANANSLFGGGGFMPSQSTAVPESSGGGGGGLSKGRNAQTLLPLTVKQIMDAAQASDDKSNFAINGVEVSTVRLVGRMLGKIERVTDVAFTLDDGTGKIDVNRWENESSDTKEMADVNDGNYVIVNGGLKGFQGKRHVVAYSVRRVTNFNDITHHFLHCIHVHLELTRSKPRLPPQINSSTATPVHANQVQLPNNQATAFPASGNTAENDVSSLIMNVFHDPAIIDREDGITEAYVIDRLKLPVDLVRKVFQEHIDAGNIYNTIDDLHFKSALNG